In Haloarcula halophila, a single window of DNA contains:
- a CDS encoding HesB/IscA family protein — MSTTAQESEQPEIEVSEAASNKALALLEEESLDTDTAGLRLFVQQGGCAGLSYGMRFDTSPDEDDIVYEHHGLRVFVDPASIQYIAGSVVEYETGLQGAGFDVENPNIVSECGCGESFRT, encoded by the coding sequence ATGAGTACGACGGCCCAGGAGAGTGAACAACCTGAAATCGAAGTTTCAGAAGCTGCCTCGAATAAGGCTCTCGCTCTCTTAGAGGAAGAAAGCTTGGACACTGACACGGCAGGACTTCGGCTGTTCGTCCAGCAAGGAGGATGCGCGGGTCTATCATATGGTATGCGGTTCGATACGAGTCCTGACGAAGATGATATCGTCTACGAGCACCACGGCCTGCGAGTGTTCGTTGATCCCGCGAGTATCCAATATATTGCGGGGAGTGTCGTTGAGTATGAGACGGGTCTCCAAGGCGCAGGCTTTGATGTTGAAAATCCCAACATCGTTTCGGAGTGTGGCTGTGGCGAATCTTTCCGCACCTGA